The nucleotide sequence GGCACTCCAGGTTGCCGGATATCCGGCCAAACCAATGCCCCCTTCCTGGCAGATCAGGTCCGCTGCCCCAGATGATGGCCTGAAAGGGCGGCCGGTTGGCCAGGAATTTGACCAGTTCCTGGGCCGGGTCGCCCACCTTGCAGGCCGAGCTGACCTCGATGCCGTTTTGGACGTATGCTTCCGACGAGCGGCTCAACAGACCGGCGGCGCGCTCCTCCATTTTTTTCAATGCATTGCGCTTGGAACCCAACAGGGTTCGCCCTCTGAAAGACATGGAAACCAGCAGCAGAAAAGTCACCCGTGCGTTC is from Desulfobacteraceae bacterium and encodes:
- a CDS encoding universal stress protein, encoding MFRDILIIFDNQKACPEALEYGCEFAVRMNARVTFLLLVSMSFRGRTLLGSKRNALKKMEERAAGLLSRSSEAYVQNGIEVSSACKVGDPAQELVKFLANRPPFQAIIWGSGPDLPGRGHWFGRISGNLECPLLTVSKRQHHG